TCGGTCTCGATCGGCCAGCAGTCTCCGGAAATCGCCTCCGGCGTGTTCAACTCCGTGGAGAACCGCGCGGGCAAGAACATCGACCCCTACGACGTGCAGGGCGCGGGGGACCAGGGCATCATGTTCGGCTACGCCTCGGACGAGACCTCCGTGCTCATGCCCACACCCATCTGGCTGGCACACCGCCTGTCCGAGCGCCTTACCGACGTCCGCAAGGACGGCACGCTGAGCTACCTGCGCCCCGACGGTAAAACCCAGGTCACCATCGGCTACGACGGCGACCGGCCGGTCTCCGTGGATTCCGTGGTCATTTCATCGCAGCATGCGGTGGACGTGGAGCTCGAGCAGCTGCGCGCGGACCTGGTCACCCACGTGATCAAGCCCGTGCTCGCCGGCACCGAGCTGGACATCTCCAACATCAAGCACATCCTGAACCCGGGCGGCCCGTTCGTGATCGGCGGCCCGGTTGGTGACGCCGGACTGACCGGCCGCAAGATCATCGTGGACACCTACGGCGGTTTCGCGCGCCACGGCGGCGGCGCCTTCAGCGGCAAGGACCCGTCCAAGGTGGACCGGTCCGCGGCCTACGCCATGCGCTGGGTGGCCAAGAACGTCGTGGCCGCCGGACTGGCCCGCCGGGCGGAAATCCAGATTGCCTACGCCATTGGCATGGCCCACCCGGTGGGAATCTACGTGGAGACGTTCGGCACCGAGACCGTGGATCCGGCCCGCATTGCCGACGCCATCCAGGAGGTCTTTGACCTCCGCCCGCTGGGCATCATCAACTCACTTGACCTGAAGCGCCCGATCTACCAGAAGACTGCCGCCAACGGCCACTTCGGCCGTGAGGATGCGGAATTCACCTGGGAGCGCAAGGACAAGGCCGAGGACCTCCGCCGCTACTTCAACGCTTAACCGGCACATGCAGCGGGAACAGGCAGGGACAGCCGGGCGCCGGGAAGCGGCCGGAGAGGCCGGGCAGCTTTCCCTGCTGCACGGTTTCGTATCACCGTCCCGGAGCCTGGGGACGCAGCCGGCGGCTCCCCGGCTACCCATCGCCCGGGTGCTGCTGGATTCCCCGCTGCCGCATCTGGACCGCGCGTTCGATTACCTGGTGCCGGCAAACCTCGACGACGACGCCGTGCCCGGCGCGCGCGTCCGGGTCCGGTTCGGCGGCCAGGAGCTGTCGGGATTCATCACTGCACGGACCGCGGAGGCTGACACCTCGGCACGGCTGATGCCGCTGGGGAAGGTCGTGTCGCCGCAGCCGGTCCTGGCGCCGCAGATCCTGCGCCTGGCCGAGGCGGTGGCCGCCCGCTACTCCGGGACCGTCCATGACGTGCTGCGGGTGGCGGTGCCGCCGCGCGCGGCCCGGGTGGACAAGGAATTCACGCCGCAGGCCCGCGCCGCCGCGGGCATCCCAGAGACCGGGGACAGTGCCGCCGGGGAATCGTCAGCCGCCGGTGAGCAGCCCGCCGCCGGTGAGCCGGCGTCAGCTGAGACTGTCCTGTCCGGCCCGGAGGGATCCGGCCCCAACCCCTGGACCCGGTACCCGCACGGGCCGCGGTTCCTGACCCATCTGGCCGCCGGGCACAGCCCCCGCGCCGTGCTCTCGTCCCTGGGCGGTTACGGCGCCGGAGCCTGGCCGGAGGAAATTGCCGCAGCGGTGAAGGCTACCCTGCTGTCCGGGCGCGGCGCTGTCGTCGTCGTGCCGGACGCAAAGGATCTGGCCCGCGTCGAGAAAGCGCTCACGGAGCGTATCGGCGCGGATGCGTTTGTGCGCCTCACGGC
This genomic interval from Arthrobacter citreus contains the following:
- the metK gene encoding methionine adenosyltransferase, with the protein product MTFPDASVLSAPRDGLRLFTSESVTEGHPDKICDQISDAILDGLLKVDPESRVAVETLVTTGLVHVAGEVTTEGYVEIPQLVRDTILGIGYDSSANGFDGARCGVSVSIGQQSPEIASGVFNSVENRAGKNIDPYDVQGAGDQGIMFGYASDETSVLMPTPIWLAHRLSERLTDVRKDGTLSYLRPDGKTQVTIGYDGDRPVSVDSVVISSQHAVDVELEQLRADLVTHVIKPVLAGTELDISNIKHILNPGGPFVIGGPVGDAGLTGRKIIVDTYGGFARHGGGAFSGKDPSKVDRSAAYAMRWVAKNVVAAGLARRAEIQIAYAIGMAHPVGIYVETFGTETVDPARIADAIQEVFDLRPLGIINSLDLKRPIYQKTAANGHFGREDAEFTWERKDKAEDLRRYFNA